In the genome of Hippoglossus hippoglossus isolate fHipHip1 chromosome 4, fHipHip1.pri, whole genome shotgun sequence, one region contains:
- the tut4 gene encoding terminal uridylyltransferase 4 isoform X1 produces the protein MDESKGPVKSVNQTQRGAKALSSEKSYKEAPAQREGPKPAPRGKEHLTSAKDDQIIGSQGSRGQGKNTTDTPQEKRRGRPTRLNRLTGRTSSGERGKGANSQQQLSTQVPDSRASFSADSSPSANRETTSPVVTGTPEGGLAVQGKGPVITPAKEKSHGGVKAAALMHQSDEATEVRPTVEERPLTEQQLGLRQAEERLYRDYIHRLLKQSPEYPNYQYLCKLCSVHIENIQGAHKHIKEKRHKKNIMEKQEENELRALPPPSAAQLRAVDVAVIETARQHGISEEDFEVRKAVVIKMEEIIKKHLSACCLRLYGSCLTRFAFKSSDINIDVTHPPSMTQPEVLIQVLEILKRSPEFSEVESDFHAKVPAVFCRDAISGLICKVSAGNDIACLTTNHLAALVKLEPRLAPLVLAFRYWARLCHIDCQSEGGIPSYSFALMVIFFLQQRKEPILPVYLGRWIEGFDVKHVDEYHLTGIALDMFVRWEHRPPSSTDGRGENRNEARGESRSKLEKSKLDDSHYSEGLTRLTLDLGKGVTLGQLWLELLRFYTLEFALEESIISIRLKVLLSRETKNWPRRRLAIEDPFALKRNVARSLNSQMVFEYIQERFRSAYKYFACPQRRGHRGPQRSKGVGKQGAKLEGAERKEAASVNKEEDEEKGERSQRLKEDEEPESDDEDGSDSSKKKDERTLDASLMDMVLNEGNRPSLSPNGLLDSDKEGEEENDDSEKEENVSSEDLHYVFDKMIFTGGKPPTVVCSICKRDGHLKDDCPEDFKKIELKLLPPMNERFRDILDGLCKLCFYELSPTPVEQQKREQILVGLERFIRKEYNDKAQLCLFGSSKNGFGFRDSDLDICMTLEGHETAEKLNCKEIIEGLAKVLKKHTGLRNILPITTAKVPIVKFEHRQSGLEGDISLYNTLAQHNTRMLAAYAALDPRVQFLGYTMKVFAKRCDIGDASRGSLSSYAYILMVLYFLQQRQPPVVPVLQEIFDGQTVPERMVDGWNAFFFDNIEDLRRRLSVLQPNTESVGELWLGLLRFYTEEFDFKEHVISIRQRKRLTTFEKQWTSKCIAIEDPFDLNHNLGAGVSRKMTNFIMKAFINGRKLFGTPFYPIPGTEVDYFFDSKVLTDGELAPNDRCCRICGKIGHYMKDCPKRRRIKKKENDKDEDIKEEERESKDRRCFLCGDMGHVRRDCPEYRHLKQRAAGAPVPHMVRAMVSSQSIPIPQAAADCPGRTRQPSECSDTRQTPPYSPQPCAVPQSSSQSSSSPQSSHSKTSSAGPPKQPAHPQVPLSLFGFPNPLPSPYHPGALTALGLLPPHQHQSQGLPHHPVHIPSTSWPIHGPVLATSSNPAPSPPGLKFALRSASGNGSPTGSGVSPGPMNLNDPSIIFAQPAGGRLGIGGPGREGHWHNHMAQPGSLMGNGTVVKSESGHPTQFVGVNQGSRVWEHNKTPQYALPPSWPYRMPQNFIQQGNGGFQPGKPFMAQGQTCLQLKNHHTTIIPVFIPAEKNRSSLVLC, from the exons ATGGATGAGTCCAAAGGTCCAGTAAAATCCGTCAATCAGACTCAGAGAGGAGCCAAAGCTTTGTCCAGCGAGAAGTCCTATAAAGAAGCTCCTGCGCAGAGAGAGGGCCCCAAACCTGCACCTCGCGGCAAAGAACACCTCACCAGTGCGAAGGATGACCAGATTATAGGCAGCCAGGGGAGCCGTGGGCAAGGCAAAAATACCACAGACACTCCccaggaaaagaggagaggacggcCGACCAGGCTGAATAGACTGACTGGAAGAACAAGTTCTGGAGAGAGAGGCAAAGGGGCAAACTCACAACAGCAACTGTCGACACAGGTTCCTGACTCCAGGGCCTCTTTTTCTGCAGACAGCAGCCCCTCAGCAAACAGAGAGACTACCTCTCCTGTTGTGACTGGTACACCTGAGGGGGGCCTCGCAGTGCAGGGCAAGGGCCCCGTTATAACTCCTGCAAAGGAAAAGTCCCATG GGGGGGTGAAAGCTGCAGCATTGATGCATCAGTCTGATGAGGCCACAGAGGTGAGACCCACCGTGGAGGAAAGACCCCTGACAGAGCAACAGCTGGGCCTCCGACAGGCAGAGGAGCGCCTCTACAGAGACTACATCCACCGACTGCTCAAA CAGTCCCCTGAGTACCCAAACTATCAATACTTATGCAAGCTCTGTTCTGTGCACATTGAGAACATTCAaggagcacacaaacacatcaaggAGAAGAGACACAAGAAGAACATCATG gaaaaacaggaggagaacgAGTTGCGTGCTCTGCCGCCGCCCTCCGCAGCCCAGCTCAGGGCTGTGGACGTGGCCGTCATAGAAACAGCAAGACAGCATGGGATCTCAGAGGAAGACTTTGAAGTTCGGAAGGCTGTGGTCATCAAGATGGAGGAGATCATAAAGAAGCATCTCTCAG CTTGTTGTCTCCGTCTCTATGGTTCATGTCTCACGCGATTTGCCTTCAAGTCAAGTGATATCAATATTGATGTCACACACCCTCCCTCA aTGACACAACCTGAGGTCTTGATTCAAGTGCTGGAAATCCTCAAAAGAAGCC CTGAATTTTCTGAGGTGGAGTCAGATTTTCATGCCAAAGTTCCTGCAGTTTTCTGTCGGGACGCAATCAG CGGCCTGATctgtaaagtgagtgcaggtaaTGACATTGCTTGCCTCACCACCAATCACCTGGCAGCCCTGGTTAAACTGGAGCCCCGATTGGCCCCCCTGGTGCTGGCCTTCCGCTACTGGGCAAGG CTGTGTCACATCGACTGCCAGTCTGAAGGTGGCATTCCCTCGTACTCCTTCGCCCTCATGGTTAtcttcttcctgcagcagaggaaagagcCCATCCTCCCCGTCTACCTGGGCCGCTGG ATCGAAGGCTTCGATGTGAAACACGTGGATGAGTATCATCTAACTGGAATTGCATTGGACATGTTTGTGCGATGGGAGCACAGACCTCCGAGCTCCACAGACGGACGAGGGGAGAACAGAAACGAGGCCAGAGGAGAAAGTAGATCCAAACTGGAGAAGAGCAAACTTGATGATTCTCATTATTCTGAGGGTTTG ACCCGCTTAACCTTAGACCTGGGTAAAGGTGTGACGTTGGGCCAGCTGTGGTTGGAGCTCTTGCGTTTCTACACACTGGAGTTTGCGCTTGAAGAATCCATCATCAGCATCCGCTTAAAGGTACTCCTCTCCAGAGAAACCAAGAACTGGCCTCGCCGCAGGCTCGCTATTGAAG atcCGTTTGCCTTGAAGAGGAATGTTGCACGAAGCTTGAACAGCCAAATGGTTTTCGAGTACATCCAGGAGCGCTTCCGCTCCGCTTACAAATACTTTGCGTGCCCTCAGAGACGGGGTCACCGGGGCCCGCAGAGAAGCAAAGGAGTCGGCAAGCAAGGTGCGAAACTGGAAGGGGCCGAGAGGAAGGAGGCAGCATCTGTGAACAAGGAGGAAGACGAAGAGAAAGGTGAAAGAAGTCAGAGGctgaaggaggatgaggagccTGAGAGCGACGATGAAGATGGTTCAGATTCGTCCAAAAAGAAGGACGAGAGGACTTTAGATGCCAGCCTCATGGACATGGTTCTCAATGAGGGGAACAGACCCTCACTCTCCCCCAACGGCCTGCTGGACAGTGAcaaggagggggaggaggaaaacGATGAttcagagaaggaggagaatgtTTCATCGGAGGATCTTCACTATGTGTTTGACAAGATGATTTTCACTGGTGGGAAG CCTCCTACTGTTGTTTGCAGCATCTGCAAACGAGATGGTCACCTGAAGGACGATTGCCCCGAAGACTTTAAGAAGATTGAGCTGAAGCTTTTGCCTCCCATGAACGAGCGCTTCAGAGATATTCTCGACGGGCTCTGTAAACTGTGCTTCT ATGAATTGTCCCCAACACCTGTAGAGCAGCAGAAGAGGGAGCAGATCCTCGTAGGCCTGGAGAGGTTTATCAGGAAGGAGTACAATG ATAAAGCTCAGCTCTGCCTGTTTGGTTCCTCCAAAAATGGTTTTGGTTTCCGCGACAGTGACCTGGACATCTGCATGACGCTGGAGGGTCATGAAACTGCCGAG AAGCTGAACTGCAAAGAGATCATTGAAGGTCTTGCAAAGGTGCTAAAGAAGCATACAG GTTTGAGGAACATCTTGCCTATTACAACAGCTAAAGTGCCTATTGTGAAGTTTGAGCACAGACAGAGTGGTTTGGAGGGAGATATTAGCCTTTATAACACTCTG GCTCAACACAACACCAGAATGCTGGCTGCGTATGCAGCCCTGGATCCACGTGTGCAGTTCCTTGGATACACAATGAAGGTTTTTGCAAAG CGCTGTGACATTGGAGATGCATCCAGAGGAAGTCTATCATCTTACGCTTACATCCTGATGGTGCTTTACTTCCTTCAGCAGAGGCAGCCACCAGTCGTTCCAGTCCTGCAGGAG ATCTTTGACGGGCAGACTGTTCCTGAGCGGATGGTCGATGGTTGGAATGCTTTCTTTTTTGACAACATTGAGGATCTG CGTCGGCgtctctctgtgctgcagccgAACACGGAGTCGGTTGGGGAGCTGTGGTTGGGCCTCCTGCGCTTCTACACGGAAGAGTTCGACTTCAAAGAACACGTCATCAGCATCCGCCAAAGGAAACGCCTCACCACGTTTGAGAAACAGTGGACCAGCAAATGCATCGCTATTGAAG ATCCCTTTGATTTGAATCATAATCTTGGTGCTGGAGTTTCTCGCAAAA tgACAAACTTCATCATGAAGGCTTTTATAAATGGCAGGAAGTTGTTCGGAACTCCTTTCTACCCCATCCCCGGCACTGAAGTG GACTATTTCTTTGACTCCAAGGTGCTGACAGATGGCGAGTTGGCGCCCAATGACAGATGCTGCAGGATCTGTGGGAAGATTGGCCATTACATGAAAGACTGTCCGAAAAGACGCAG gataaagaagaaggaaaacGACAAAGACGAGGACattaaagaggaggagcgcgagtcGAAGGACAGACGCTGTTTCCTGTGTGGGGACATGGGTCACGTACGGAGGGACTGTCCCGAGTACCGCCACCTCAAACAAAGGGCCGCCGGAGCACCAG TTCCTCACATGGTACGAGCCATGGTGAGCTCTCAGTCCATCCCCATCCCGCAGGCGGCTGCAGACTGTCCTGGAAGAACCAGACAACCCTCCGAGTGT TCGGACACTCGGCAGACTCCGCCCTACTCCCCACAGCCCTGCGCTGTCCCTCAGAGTTCCTCCCAGTCCTCCAGCTCTCCTCAGTCCTCCCACAGTAAGACCAGTTCTGCTGGTCCCCCGAAACAGCCAGCTCACCCCCAGGTCCCCCTGTCCCTCTTTGGCTTCCCCAACCCTCTTCCAAGCCCGTACCACCCGGGGGCGCTCACCGCACTGGGGCTTCTGCCCCCCCACCAACACCAGTCCCAGGGGCTGCCTCATCACCCGGTTCACATCCCCTCCACCTCCTGGCCCATCCATGGACCGGTCCTCGCCACGTCCTCTAACCCCGCTCCCTCCCCACCCGGCCTGAAATTCGCTCTGCGCTCTGCGTCGGGGAACGGGAGTCCCACAGGCTCAGGGGTCAGTCCCGGTCCCATGAACCTGAACGACCCCAGCATCATCTTCGCTCAGCCGGCGGGGGGGCGGCTGGGCATCGGTGGGCCAGGACGAGAAGGACACTGGCACAACCACATGGCACAACCTGGCTCACTAATGGGAAATGGCACTGTTGTCAAGTCAG AGTCAGGTCACCCGACCCAGTTTGTGGGTGTGAATCAAGGCTCTCGTGTGTGGGAGCACAATAAAACACCCCAGTACGCCCTGCCTCCGTCGTGGCCCTACAGGATGCCCCAGAACTTCATCCAGCAGGGCAACGGAGGCTTCCAGCCTGGAAAACCCTTCATGGCCCAAGGTCAGACATGTTTACAGTT AAAAAACCACCACACGACGATAATTCCAGTTTTTATTCCTGCTGAGAAAAATAGATCCTCACTTGTTCTCTGCTGA
- the tut4 gene encoding terminal uridylyltransferase 4 isoform X3: MDESKGPVKSVNQTQRGAKALSSEKSYKEAPAQREGPKPAPRGKEHLTSAKDDQIIGSQGSRGQGKNTTDTPQEKRRGRPTRLNRLTGRTSSGERGKGANSQQQLSTQVPDSRASFSADSSPSANRETTSPVVTGTPEGGLAVQGKGPVITPAKEKSHGGVKAAALMHQSDEATEVRPTVEERPLTEQQLGLRQAEERLYRDYIHRLLKQSPEYPNYQYLCKLCSVHIENIQGAHKHIKEKRHKKNIMEKQEENELRALPPPSAAQLRAVDVAVIETARQHGISEEDFEVRKAVVIKMEEIIKKHLSACCLRLYGSCLTRFAFKSSDINIDVTHPPSMTQPEVLIQVLEILKRSPEFSEVESDFHAKVPAVFCRDAISGLICKVSAGNDIACLTTNHLAALVKLEPRLAPLVLAFRYWARLCHIDCQSEGGIPSYSFALMVIFFLQQRKEPILPVYLGRWIEGFDVKHVDEYHLTGIALDMFVRWEHRPPSSTDGRGENRNEARGESRSKLEKSKLDDSHYSEGLTRLTLDLGKGVTLGQLWLELLRFYTLEFALEESIISIRLKVLLSRETKNWPRRRLAIEDPFALKRNVARSLNSQMVFEYIQERFRSAYKYFACPQRRGHRGPQRSKGVGKQGAKLEGAERKEAASVNKEEDEEKGERSQRLKEDEEPESDDEDGSDSSKKKDERTLDASLMDMVLNEGNRPSLSPNGLLDSDKEGEEENDDSEKEENVSSEDLHYVFDKMIFTGGKPPTVVCSICKRDGHLKDDCPEDFKKIELKLLPPMNERFRDILDGLCKLCFYELSPTPVEQQKREQILVGLERFIRKEYNDKAQLCLFGSSKNGFGFRDSDLDICMTLEGHETAEKLNCKEIIEGLAKVLKKHTGLRNILPITTAKVPIVKFEHRQSGLEGDISLYNTLAQHNTRMLAAYAALDPRVQFLGYTMKVFAKRCDIGDASRGSLSSYAYILMVLYFLQQRQPPVVPVLQEIFDGQTVPERMVDGWNAFFFDNIEDLRRRLSVLQPNTESVGELWLGLLRFYTEEFDFKEHVISIRQRKRLTTFEKQWTSKCIAIEDPFDLNHNLGAGVSRKMTNFIMKAFINGRKLFGTPFYPIPGTEVDYFFDSKVLTDGELAPNDRCCRICGKIGHYMKDCPKRRRIKKKENDKDEDIKEEERESKDRRCFLCGDMGHVRRDCPEYRHLKQRAAGAPVPHMVRAMVSSQSIPIPQAAADCPGRTRQPSECSDTRQTPPYSPQPCAVPQSSSQSSSSPQSSHSKTSSAGPPKQPAHPQVPLSLFGFPNPLPSPYHPGALTALGLLPPHQHQSQGLPHHPVHIPSTSWPIHGPVLATSSNPAPSPPGLKFALRSASGNGSPTGSGVSPGPMNLNDPSIIFAQPAGGRLGIGGPGREGHWHNHMAQPGSLMGNGTVVKSGIHG; the protein is encoded by the exons ATGGATGAGTCCAAAGGTCCAGTAAAATCCGTCAATCAGACTCAGAGAGGAGCCAAAGCTTTGTCCAGCGAGAAGTCCTATAAAGAAGCTCCTGCGCAGAGAGAGGGCCCCAAACCTGCACCTCGCGGCAAAGAACACCTCACCAGTGCGAAGGATGACCAGATTATAGGCAGCCAGGGGAGCCGTGGGCAAGGCAAAAATACCACAGACACTCCccaggaaaagaggagaggacggcCGACCAGGCTGAATAGACTGACTGGAAGAACAAGTTCTGGAGAGAGAGGCAAAGGGGCAAACTCACAACAGCAACTGTCGACACAGGTTCCTGACTCCAGGGCCTCTTTTTCTGCAGACAGCAGCCCCTCAGCAAACAGAGAGACTACCTCTCCTGTTGTGACTGGTACACCTGAGGGGGGCCTCGCAGTGCAGGGCAAGGGCCCCGTTATAACTCCTGCAAAGGAAAAGTCCCATG GGGGGGTGAAAGCTGCAGCATTGATGCATCAGTCTGATGAGGCCACAGAGGTGAGACCCACCGTGGAGGAAAGACCCCTGACAGAGCAACAGCTGGGCCTCCGACAGGCAGAGGAGCGCCTCTACAGAGACTACATCCACCGACTGCTCAAA CAGTCCCCTGAGTACCCAAACTATCAATACTTATGCAAGCTCTGTTCTGTGCACATTGAGAACATTCAaggagcacacaaacacatcaaggAGAAGAGACACAAGAAGAACATCATG gaaaaacaggaggagaacgAGTTGCGTGCTCTGCCGCCGCCCTCCGCAGCCCAGCTCAGGGCTGTGGACGTGGCCGTCATAGAAACAGCAAGACAGCATGGGATCTCAGAGGAAGACTTTGAAGTTCGGAAGGCTGTGGTCATCAAGATGGAGGAGATCATAAAGAAGCATCTCTCAG CTTGTTGTCTCCGTCTCTATGGTTCATGTCTCACGCGATTTGCCTTCAAGTCAAGTGATATCAATATTGATGTCACACACCCTCCCTCA aTGACACAACCTGAGGTCTTGATTCAAGTGCTGGAAATCCTCAAAAGAAGCC CTGAATTTTCTGAGGTGGAGTCAGATTTTCATGCCAAAGTTCCTGCAGTTTTCTGTCGGGACGCAATCAG CGGCCTGATctgtaaagtgagtgcaggtaaTGACATTGCTTGCCTCACCACCAATCACCTGGCAGCCCTGGTTAAACTGGAGCCCCGATTGGCCCCCCTGGTGCTGGCCTTCCGCTACTGGGCAAGG CTGTGTCACATCGACTGCCAGTCTGAAGGTGGCATTCCCTCGTACTCCTTCGCCCTCATGGTTAtcttcttcctgcagcagaggaaagagcCCATCCTCCCCGTCTACCTGGGCCGCTGG ATCGAAGGCTTCGATGTGAAACACGTGGATGAGTATCATCTAACTGGAATTGCATTGGACATGTTTGTGCGATGGGAGCACAGACCTCCGAGCTCCACAGACGGACGAGGGGAGAACAGAAACGAGGCCAGAGGAGAAAGTAGATCCAAACTGGAGAAGAGCAAACTTGATGATTCTCATTATTCTGAGGGTTTG ACCCGCTTAACCTTAGACCTGGGTAAAGGTGTGACGTTGGGCCAGCTGTGGTTGGAGCTCTTGCGTTTCTACACACTGGAGTTTGCGCTTGAAGAATCCATCATCAGCATCCGCTTAAAGGTACTCCTCTCCAGAGAAACCAAGAACTGGCCTCGCCGCAGGCTCGCTATTGAAG atcCGTTTGCCTTGAAGAGGAATGTTGCACGAAGCTTGAACAGCCAAATGGTTTTCGAGTACATCCAGGAGCGCTTCCGCTCCGCTTACAAATACTTTGCGTGCCCTCAGAGACGGGGTCACCGGGGCCCGCAGAGAAGCAAAGGAGTCGGCAAGCAAGGTGCGAAACTGGAAGGGGCCGAGAGGAAGGAGGCAGCATCTGTGAACAAGGAGGAAGACGAAGAGAAAGGTGAAAGAAGTCAGAGGctgaaggaggatgaggagccTGAGAGCGACGATGAAGATGGTTCAGATTCGTCCAAAAAGAAGGACGAGAGGACTTTAGATGCCAGCCTCATGGACATGGTTCTCAATGAGGGGAACAGACCCTCACTCTCCCCCAACGGCCTGCTGGACAGTGAcaaggagggggaggaggaaaacGATGAttcagagaaggaggagaatgtTTCATCGGAGGATCTTCACTATGTGTTTGACAAGATGATTTTCACTGGTGGGAAG CCTCCTACTGTTGTTTGCAGCATCTGCAAACGAGATGGTCACCTGAAGGACGATTGCCCCGAAGACTTTAAGAAGATTGAGCTGAAGCTTTTGCCTCCCATGAACGAGCGCTTCAGAGATATTCTCGACGGGCTCTGTAAACTGTGCTTCT ATGAATTGTCCCCAACACCTGTAGAGCAGCAGAAGAGGGAGCAGATCCTCGTAGGCCTGGAGAGGTTTATCAGGAAGGAGTACAATG ATAAAGCTCAGCTCTGCCTGTTTGGTTCCTCCAAAAATGGTTTTGGTTTCCGCGACAGTGACCTGGACATCTGCATGACGCTGGAGGGTCATGAAACTGCCGAG AAGCTGAACTGCAAAGAGATCATTGAAGGTCTTGCAAAGGTGCTAAAGAAGCATACAG GTTTGAGGAACATCTTGCCTATTACAACAGCTAAAGTGCCTATTGTGAAGTTTGAGCACAGACAGAGTGGTTTGGAGGGAGATATTAGCCTTTATAACACTCTG GCTCAACACAACACCAGAATGCTGGCTGCGTATGCAGCCCTGGATCCACGTGTGCAGTTCCTTGGATACACAATGAAGGTTTTTGCAAAG CGCTGTGACATTGGAGATGCATCCAGAGGAAGTCTATCATCTTACGCTTACATCCTGATGGTGCTTTACTTCCTTCAGCAGAGGCAGCCACCAGTCGTTCCAGTCCTGCAGGAG ATCTTTGACGGGCAGACTGTTCCTGAGCGGATGGTCGATGGTTGGAATGCTTTCTTTTTTGACAACATTGAGGATCTG CGTCGGCgtctctctgtgctgcagccgAACACGGAGTCGGTTGGGGAGCTGTGGTTGGGCCTCCTGCGCTTCTACACGGAAGAGTTCGACTTCAAAGAACACGTCATCAGCATCCGCCAAAGGAAACGCCTCACCACGTTTGAGAAACAGTGGACCAGCAAATGCATCGCTATTGAAG ATCCCTTTGATTTGAATCATAATCTTGGTGCTGGAGTTTCTCGCAAAA tgACAAACTTCATCATGAAGGCTTTTATAAATGGCAGGAAGTTGTTCGGAACTCCTTTCTACCCCATCCCCGGCACTGAAGTG GACTATTTCTTTGACTCCAAGGTGCTGACAGATGGCGAGTTGGCGCCCAATGACAGATGCTGCAGGATCTGTGGGAAGATTGGCCATTACATGAAAGACTGTCCGAAAAGACGCAG gataaagaagaaggaaaacGACAAAGACGAGGACattaaagaggaggagcgcgagtcGAAGGACAGACGCTGTTTCCTGTGTGGGGACATGGGTCACGTACGGAGGGACTGTCCCGAGTACCGCCACCTCAAACAAAGGGCCGCCGGAGCACCAG TTCCTCACATGGTACGAGCCATGGTGAGCTCTCAGTCCATCCCCATCCCGCAGGCGGCTGCAGACTGTCCTGGAAGAACCAGACAACCCTCCGAGTGT TCGGACACTCGGCAGACTCCGCCCTACTCCCCACAGCCCTGCGCTGTCCCTCAGAGTTCCTCCCAGTCCTCCAGCTCTCCTCAGTCCTCCCACAGTAAGACCAGTTCTGCTGGTCCCCCGAAACAGCCAGCTCACCCCCAGGTCCCCCTGTCCCTCTTTGGCTTCCCCAACCCTCTTCCAAGCCCGTACCACCCGGGGGCGCTCACCGCACTGGGGCTTCTGCCCCCCCACCAACACCAGTCCCAGGGGCTGCCTCATCACCCGGTTCACATCCCCTCCACCTCCTGGCCCATCCATGGACCGGTCCTCGCCACGTCCTCTAACCCCGCTCCCTCCCCACCCGGCCTGAAATTCGCTCTGCGCTCTGCGTCGGGGAACGGGAGTCCCACAGGCTCAGGGGTCAGTCCCGGTCCCATGAACCTGAACGACCCCAGCATCATCTTCGCTCAGCCGGCGGGGGGGCGGCTGGGCATCGGTGGGCCAGGACGAGAAGGACACTGGCACAACCACATGGCACAACCTGGCTCACTAATGGGAAATGGCACTGTTGTCAAGTCAGGTATTCACGGGTGA